The sequence below is a genomic window from bacterium.
GAGCTTATCCGCCAGATACGGAATTTCCGGGCTGACATGGTCTTCAGCCATCGCCCCGGCGATTACCATCCCGATCACCGCAACACCGGCATCCTCGTGCAGGACACCGCCTACCTCGTCATCGTGCCCAATGTCTGCCCGGAATCGCCGGCGTTGAGGAAAAACCCGGTATACCTCTATCTGCAGGACGAATTCAGGACTCCCGAGCCGTTCAGACCCGATATAATCGTGCCGGTGGACGATGTGTTCGATAAAAAGGTCGAGGCGCTCCACATGATGCCCTCGCAGTTCTACGAGTGGCTGCCCTGGACTATGGGAACGCTCGATGCCGTTCCTGCGGAGGAGAGCGCCCGTCGCGCCTGGCTCGACAGGTGGCTCCGTGACTGGATGCGTAATCCTTTTACTGCGGAGACGGCGGTGATGTACGGCCATGAACGGGCGAAAACGATAAAAATGATCGAGGCGTTCCAGGTATGCGAGTACGGCACACGGCCATCGCCCGGCGAACTCCGGGAACTG
It includes:
- a CDS encoding PIG-L family deacetylase, with the protein product MNILVIGAHPDDCEFFAACTAVKFVRSGHRVKFVSVSNGDAGHHEMKRTELAERRRAEVACADTMLGVEWEILDIHDGEIVPSIDIRGELIRQIRNFRADMVFSHRPGDYHPDHRNTGILVQDTAYLVIVPNVCPESPALRKNPVYLYLQDEFRTPEPFRPDIIVPVDDVFDKKVEALHMMPSQFYEWLPWTMGTLDAVPAEESARRAWLDRWLRDWMRNPFTAETAVMYGHERAKTIKMIEAFQVCEYGTRPSPGELRELFPFLPSAGQPRNLI